From the Cucumis sativus cultivar 9930 chromosome 5, Cucumber_9930_V3, whole genome shotgun sequence genome, the window GATCATGTTTGTATTGCATCATATCCACATTATGTGTAGTATAGTTTATTGCCTAACAAACCAACACTTTAGAATATccaagatttgaaatattgatCTTGATAAGGTAATAATTAGAGGTTACAGACATAAAGACAAAGACAAAATTAAGAAGGAATAAGGAATGGGACAAAGCCAATCACAGTATATAATTAGGAGGGAAAAAACACCGactctaaataattaaattaggcttaattaatatgattagaCATGACCaaagagaaataagaaaaaaagaaaaactaaaaactatgTGTGAATCAAAATGCATTTGTAGACACTGCCAAATGTTCCCAAACACAAATCCAAGGCTTATGAAATGACTTATTCAGAACAGAACCACTCAACTTTTTAGCACTTTGAATTGTTGAGGGACACACACTATTGTTTTGAAGAGTAATTGTTCAAGTGACACTCAGCCTCATCTCACCTTCATCCATCACTATCTCATAATAAAACTTGGAGTTTCAATTCCTTttgaggaaaaagaagaaaagaaagtgaaataaatcaatatatttctctttcaaattaaattcacCCAATATTCAGAGTGCCTTTCTCACAATTTGTTGGATTCTCTCTATGGGTAAAAggttaaccttttttttattctaaaggGTGCTCCACTTTATCAAAATTCGAGTAAGAATTTTTCatactattttcttatttttcatattgatcaccattattctattttgtgatcacaatgaaaaaagagaatagaaTATATCGATACAAATGGCGTGTATAGAACAAAACCACGAGATGACTAAAATATCAAAGACTAATTCTGAAAGATTCAAGCCTCTTCCCTCTAAATCTCCAATACcaactacaaatttaaataccGAGTAGGATTGGTCCGTTACAAGTAAACAACTGTTTTATTGGTATAAAGTCCAAAATCTATGCCAAATcatgataatattatatcaatttggaGAGCAATTGAGCTTGTTATTCTCGATATCAACTCATGCCTCAACACTGGCAATGAgataataaactataaaactTCGTATGACAAGCAGTGTActttattgagaaatttgtTGAAACTGAGGGGAGCTCGGTGGTTTTACAATCCAGAGACAATAGTCCATATATGAGCTTTAAACAAGTGATTTGGTCCAAGAAAGATTAGTtgaattagataaataaaagaaactctCAGATGTGGTTGAAAGTGTGAAAATTTTATGGTTGAAGTGATAAGATTACTTGAAATGATGAAACTAAAAGTTCAtgtccagcaaaaaaaaaaaaatgaaaggtatCTAAAATTGGAAGGACAATATTTTCTCTGTGCAAGGTATTATACAgtagtttttctctttacgAACTCATTTGAATGTTTGAAAAGGTCTTTACCATGCGGCCATTCTGCATGAGCCATTCGGCCAGGGTAATAGGCTCCTACGgggataataaaaaatcaaatcatattttcCGAAAATCCATCTCCCATTGCTGTTAACCTGTCAGATGTTTCCATCACTTTCAGCAACTACAGTGAAAGGTCAGCTACAATTACCATAATTACAACTCATACTCTTCGTAAGATAGATGGATTACTTCTCTCATtgtcaattgattttaaaatgcaaTCTTATACTATCAAATACATGCCTAGACAATATTGGAACTTAGCAATTAGTAGGTGAGGTACTAGACATAGTCAGTCACAACCCAAGTTCTGTTTCCTTGCTTGTGCTGAAATTCTTGATCTGCGTACAACCTAAATCTTCCAATATAGTTTTGTAGATCTTCGTTAATTTGTTGGCATGTTTGGACATGCCActtcaaaaagagaaaaaaaatgaacaataacaAACTTTTAAGGGTCAATGTAGTAGTTCAGATACAGTAGCACGTTGAACTGGCAGTTGCAAAAGATGCGTGAATTGCAAAAGGCGTCTATAAAACATTTGTGGGTAAGTAAATACCGAGAAAAACtgcaatttatttttccctaTATGTTAGGGCAACTTACAGCAAGGGATAAGAGGTTTAAGTAATTGAACTGCATATCAGAAAAGCCAACATTTACATTATGAACTCAACAAATCCAACAAGCGACCAGAAAAGCTGCAAGCAACAGTAGCAACAAAGGAGAAAAATGGGATGCAGATAGGGAAGATTTCGAAGACGTTCTTGCAGCAGTCGGTGCAATTGCTTGCCTATTTGTTGGTGGTAATGCAATTGGCGATTTCGCATTTCCATTATTTGAAGGTGGTTTGGCATGCTCTGTCGTACTACTGTTGATATCTAGGCCTGCAGTTTTACAAACACTTATAAATCTCGAATGAAGACGGGAATTTAATCATTGATCAATTATAAGTTCATTTTCCATCCTCATCAAACAAAGAGAGCCAGAAAACTATACAAAAGGCTTCACAAAACTTAAATCTCGACCCACgaagaattgaaaatgaaaatcttaATATGTAAGTTAAAGATGCTTCACAATGCCTAGGTGGTCATTAGTGAGAAAATCATTGATACAATAAGCTGGATAGAGAATTCAAAAGGCAAGATATAGTTATTGCCCAATATCCAAAATCTTTCTCCTAAATAATCTAAGAGATGGACGAGCAGCTACCATActgttgagaaaaaaatatatatataaaatgttaataatgaaaacatgCTTACATTTGGACTTGGACCAACCCAATTTAAGATTTTCTCGGTCAAAAACCATCCGGTAACCCACCATCAAGTTTTCTGCAGCACAAAAGGAAGATGTCACAAGATTTAACGCAAATGCTTTTATGCATCCAAGCTACAATATGTAATTGCATGATAGTTGCAAAAAAGGAACTATACTAGAGAGAAAGCATTGAAAAAgatcaatgaaattgtttcttcttcatgaaaaagaaaaccgtTGAAAAAGTGGCATATGCGACAGAGTCAAAAGCCATACTTACGTCCAATTACACCATAATCTTCATCTGTCTCTTCTAAAGTTAAGCAAAACACTTTATACCCCTGCATCATGAAATTGATACTTCAACCGAAACAGATCAATCATAGCCATTGTGGCAAAAGAATATGGAAGATCTTTTGGATTgaatttgttattgttattcaAGACAAAGGAGCATTTTGAATGCAACAGCCCCCATCCATAACAAAAGAGGAGCAAGTTAAGGCATTAAACTTTTGTTCAgaaaactttttagttttcccAATCccaaaccaaaaaacaaagagaaaaaaagaaacaaaattgaggAAATACACCAACAAATATTCATGACTCTTAAGGGCCCTTCAACTGAGAATAATCGTTTGTGTAAAATCACTCaagaaacaaaagtaaaatggTTAACTTACTTGGTTTGCAGGGAGGACATAAACAGGATCGTGTATAAAGATTTGATTCAATGGAAACACGAGTTGCATGCTAGGAATATTAAAGGACACCAGCGTACTGTTTCACAATAATAAAACAGCCTGTCAACCCTCAAGTAATGAGGAAAATATCATCCAGTACTTATTTTCTTGATCGGGCACCTACCTAATATTATAGCAGTAATTCCAGGGAAGTTCCCGGAGAACTATCCTGGTAGCATTAACTTTTACTTGTTTATCAAACTGCATCAAGTAATGTGAGACTTTAAGCCACTCTCAATTGGAATAGCATACAGCTTTATGTTGCAATATCACCTCAAAGACAATCTTTTTATAGACTTCTGCGGGAAGATATGTAAAAGATGAGCCACTGTCAACCAACGCCTGGAATCCACTTCTCTGCAGACAGGAACTCCCAACACAAAAAGACTCCACCCCAATAAAATAGGCAGCACTGAGGCAAGGAATGGATGGTTTATTAATGATGGTAATAATGGTAACATAGATAATTTCAAGAGAATAATAGAAGTAGAATTGTCTTAGCTAATAATTAGTTGTTGAATCGCTTACAATTCACCAAATAAGGGCAAAAATTGTGTTGTTTGCTGGGTGGCAGGACCATCGTCCCCAAAGAGGATTCTCCCAGAACCATTATTATCAAAACAAAGCGAAAATGTGTTTCTAACCAATCCTTCTTGTGCCAATAAGGTTGGCACTGAAATATTTCCAGGACCCAACCCCATGACACCATCAGGAGCAGCCCCATCCAAATAGCTGCCACTCTGTTTCCTACCACAACTGCATCAAGAGAGGGAGATCACAGGCAAAGATTCAGGTCtcattacaatattttaagttCAACGTCATTAAAGAGGtagaaaacatcaaaatatgtGATGCGGTAAGAGCCTACCCAAATACAACCGAGGCTTGCAATAGGCTATGTGTTCCATGTTTACTGAAAGATGTCAACTGCAATTTATCTTCAATCATAAATCCAGAAGTTGATGTATTATCTGAGTAATAATCTCGCTTATAAGTGCAGGGATCATTGGCACTTTTGCAAGTTGTGCTCCAGGCACATAATTGATGACCGCAGAAAAGGTGCTTGCTGGTGCTTGATAAAGCTGGATTGTACTCACTCAGATCCCTATCCTGCATCATAGACAGCCCCAAACAGTATAGAACACCTGCCAACCAATTGGTGAAATTAACTGAAAAACCTGTTTCAGTTCTTAGTGAACCACTGACAAGTACGGTAGCATACTAACATAAACGTAACAGGACTTAGATATTTAGTTGATTAGAAAACCATACATATATGTCGTGTTTATTCAAACTCTAGACTTAGGTAAGTGGTTCTTAATTTTGCTGTACATTGTTTTCCCTTTCCTGatcgttcttttttttctttccatcaatAAAATGACTGCATGGAAGAAGTTTGAATACAGCTCTTCTCTTGTTAAATGTGGCAAGTGAATAAGGAATATGGGTGGTACAAAGATTAATTGTCTGTGCGTAAAAGATTATTGATAATGAACAACTTAGTTTAGCTGCTCATCCGAAAGTAAGACTtggaaaatgtaaaaaaaaaacattaaagaaaCGACGAAATCAGTGTTGGTGATAGTTTGCGACTATACCAGAACGCTATAATAATTTGCAGACAAGGGAGCACATTGAATGCAATCACACGGAACCCAGAGCAGGTCACTTCCAACATCCAAAGCAACGAGAAACGGAACACTGGGTGTTCCTAAATCAATCCATGTGTAATGTAACCTGAACAACTAGACCCATTGAATTCATTAATAGCTCTAAAGAACAAGTTCAAACCTacattcttcaaatttttaatggtgaagaaaaaatatgtatttaaacaaaatagttgTTGTGGAAGTAgagaaaactacaaaaatggGAGTAAGTTAAACGTTAGAGTGATCAAGTTCAAGCAAACTAACCAATTAAACTCGTTTCCGAAGAATATAACCTGGCTTCCTTCAGAAGGAAAAAGCACGTCGTACTTGGATCCGATGTTCAGCCGTCGCCTCTTCAAGTCATAGTCCATAAGCATTTGAAAATACTTCAAGCTATTCGTCGGCGGCCAGAACTTCGCAGAGACATTGCCAGTCCTCCTGGACTCCCAAAGTGATTTAGCCTCGTCGGAGAATCGATGTACTAGGTTCAAGGAGAGCGTAAGAGCAAGAGAGCAGTTCACGAAAAGAGAAGCAATGAAGAGCAAAAGAAGGGCGCAATTTGCCATGGAAACTGCAAGTGAAGACAAGATTTCTGAACAATGAACTTGTGTAAAAGCGAGATGAAGTGTTGGGGGCAAGTGAGTTGTTGATAttcaaagaaggaaaaaaggagAGGTGGGTGGGTGGGTGAATCATGAAACTTTTCACACTAAAACCAAAGACTTCTCTTTCCTTGTGAATTTCACCAGAGTGTTTCTTATGCATCACTAAAGTTACACCAAAACATTTATTCTCAACAACATTTAATTGTTGAATTGTATGAATAATCATATAAAGAAAACTTACTCTAACACATTTAATTCCATTCTCATTCTCTACTATTCATGTTCATCTTCAATTGATCTCTCTCATAGTTTTAGGTGAAACTTTTTTAATGGcacttttgatcttttttttatatattttttttctaacatcaCTTTTACCAATCATGTACTAAAAATCTATATGATCATGTAAGAAAATCCTTATGATCATTCAATATTAGCTAAGCGATTGATGATAAAGCCAAAAGTTGGGTTCTTGGACACTTGATAAAGTCCAAATAAGAGCAAGTGGGTCGAACATACCGTTTGAGTATAAGTTATGGAAGAACTTATCCCGTAAGGGAAAAGCTTACCGTGTCTAAATTGtttgatcgtttagattgaTCAGTTGATCGTTTATGTTTGTTGCACAATCATTTAGGTTTGTTGCATAATCGTTTATACTtgtatattgattttatttatgtttgtttgttaattagtatatatcatagagtatatatttaaacaaatgaGCAGTACAAACACAAAGtttactaaaaaatttattggcCCAAAACTTGGCCACATATTATTGTCTAAACAATTCCGTGATCTCTTGCTTAAGGTTATCCCAATTTGTATATGTTACAAGACATTCTACAAAATCTGCACAAAAAATTCCACAATTTATAGACTTTCCATACTGTAATGCTCATTTGATCACTTTAGTGGCTATTTGAATAGAGGTATGTCCTCGTTAACCCCAATTGCTGTAAAAAATGAGGGAATGCATGGCGACACTGCAGTTTGGAGAATTTCATCCACTATGTTGCTCTCGATATAATTTGGCCTAGAGTAAAAAACAAGTATCTTGCAATTTTATATGAGTTGGAACCATTAGCTAATGTTGCTTAATATTGCCCAGTCCAAACACATAGTCAACCTCTAACCACCCAGACTTGTACTCCATGATTGCCAAGCACATACTCGAGAAAATATGGATGTTCATCCCACAATGTCATGTGGGCAATTTGATTACTCCAAACGACCAAGTTGTTATATTTCATCGCAACAATCGCATCCTTTAGCATTGAATTGACTCCTTTGGATTTTGGATGACATCctacaaatttaatcaaattagtGGATGATCGTATGTTATGTACAACAGAACAAGGGCTTACCTAGATCATCCTCTCAACCATTCGCTTGATTTCAGACAACTCGTTTTGTTGCCGATTAATAGCATTAGCCATCTGATAGACAATATCAATTAATCTAGACAAATCCATTCGAGCTTCAAACATTTCATCTTTAAGATGCCTATAAGATCATGAATGTCTATGTCTTCCTAAGGATTTGGTAACTTTGTCTGAAGTGTCACCCCCTATTGGATTCCTTCTCATGAGTAGTTGGAAACGATGCTCGTTGCTTATATTCAACATGTGGCATATGAGGGGGTGTGATGAACAAGAGCTTCATTACGTTGAAGTGGTGCATGTGATGATTGCACGAATTCAAATGCATGCACCCTGGATCATCATACATTTCATTATGATGAGTATCAGCTTGTGCATCCATGGAATGTTaatcaattatgtttttattcgATCTTATATGATCATCAATGGGCATAAGATCGTCCCCTCCTACTCAAGCTTCCTAATAAACTATCTCATTAAATGATAGCTTAAGCTTTGATACAACAATAGTCTACATTAAAATGATGTtgagaaattagaaaacatgaaataatcaagtacattaaataaataaaaaaattgaacgaTCATTCAAAACAGCTAAATAATTCTTTAACTTATGCTTACACAATCGTATACGTTGAGTCAAATGATCATTCAGATTATGTCAAACGAATGCTTAGTAAAACTAGAGGATCGTTTAGTATACTGGATGATCGTTTATTTTGTCAGTTTTTTACTTACTTTCTTTGGCTGGAATATCGCTTTGTTTGTATGTGTTCAACGTGTTTTGAGCTAGTGTGGATGTGAAATTCTGGTTCTAAGTATGTGATTAAACTAGGTGATTAAGCTAGGGTCATGTTATAAAAGAAGTTGACATCTACTTATATGTTGCTTTATGTCTAATGTGATATGTCCATTGCATAAAAGCTAAGGAGGCTAAGTTgatgaaaggaaaattttggcGAAGTCCATAAGTTTGGCGTTTTGGAGCTTGGTAGGAGGCCAAAAAGAAGAGGTTATTTGAGCAAGTTGGCATGAGATAGGTGGTCAAAGACAAGTATAAGTTTGTGGTCGAGAAGAGTTGAGAGTCCTAAATAACCTCTAACTCTGTTAGGTGAGAGGACCATGGCTAGGCATTTAAGGCATGCTTATAGAGGTTAGTGAGGCTGAAGGGTTAGGTGGGATGGTGATGGGCAATGCTTGCATGCGAGATAATGCTTGCGGCCAAGGCTAGAGAGATTAGCAAGGCATTGAAGTTTTAAGGAGTTTTATGTAGGTATTGTGATTGAAGTTGGGCGAGATGGCAAGTTGGTTAAGTGGAACCTACATATACTTTGCATGCTTAAGTTAAATATCGACAAGTTGGAGGTGTCAAAACAgaatttctctcattttaCTTGTGCACTTTGGCCCAAattactttcaaaagttttatgaCTGTATGCATTGACTACCAGCTTGTCATGTTATGTTTATGAGTAGTCCGACGAGACCACTATACCCGACATCATAGGTGTTCCTTCAAGTTTACCAATAAATGAGAGTGTTTCTTCGGGATCACTAGGTTACATGTGTTCCATCGGACACATGATAGTTTTGGGTACCTCATCACAGGATCCTAATGAGAAGTTAATAGAAACCTAGCGGGACTAGTAGTGGATCTTTTACTGAGTATATGTTTATAACTCaccattttttatgtttaatatttcacGTAAAGGTACAGGTAGAGAAAAGCTAGTGAGCAACAAAAAAGGCTCGTAACATGTCATATGGAGACTTAATTTTGCTTTAGCTTTTCAATGTTTGTTTTCGGTGTTTTgatcctaaatatttttatttgtaaaaccAGCTGCAACATGTTttcatgatatttttaatgaaaatttagtttttctcttttcaagaaatggtcaaaattgttatttatttttaaggtAATGACCTCAGCTTAGTACAAAAAGTTAGGTCGTTACATGAAGTGAACATCATTGTAGCTCAATCATAAGATACTAGTGAGAGTGATTACAGTAGACTTGGCGGGGGAAAGGATTCATGATCTTGGTGGAAAGGAATAAGAGAAGTTAATGTGgaatttttgtgatttatgAAACAAGGTGTTGGAAGACGCGTTtgagaaaggaaaataaataattttgtacttGACTTGtattccaaaaatattttctaaaatactcACTCACTAAGTATTTGGCTTATGGGTTTAAGTTTTCCTTCCCCAATTAATCAGGCGTTGAGGCCAAGTAAAGAAAGGTGAGATGGCTTGCTAGGCAACCGAGGAAAAGGATAAGAAATGAGTTATTATACTTCTAAACACCTTGACGCGAAGAGTAGCATCCCATTGGATAAAGGAAGCTAGCATAAAGCTTAAAgcttaagtttttattttttatgctttgcaagaaaagaaatgtaaattgtaaaatactagattaagtaataaaatcaaagttaTGTTCTCTATCTTTCCGTTGTGTTGTGTTGTGTATCC encodes:
- the LOC101216646 gene encoding aspartic proteinase-like protein 1 — its product is MANCALLLLFIASLFVNCSLALTLSLNLVHRFSDEAKSLWESRRTGNVSAKFWPPTNSLKYFQMLMDYDLKRRRLNIGSKYDVLFPSEGSQVIFFGNEFNWLHYTWIDLGTPSVPFLVALDVGSDLLWVPCDCIQCAPLSANYYSVLDRDLSEYNPALSSTSKHLFCGHQLCAWSTTCKSANDPCTYKRDYYSDNTSTSGFMIEDKLQLTSFSKHGTHSLLQASVVFGCGRKQSGSYLDGAAPDGVMGLGPGNISVPTLLAQEGLVRNTFSLCFDNNGSGRILFGDDGPATQQTTQFLPLFGEFAAYFIGVESFCVGSSCLQRSGFQALVDSGSSFTYLPAEVYKKIVFEFDKQVKVNATRIVLRELPWNYCYNISTLVSFNIPSMQLVFPLNQIFIHDPVYVLPANQGYKVFCLTLEETDEDYGVIGQNLMVGYRMVFDRENLKLGWSKSKCLDINSSTTEHAKPPSNNGNAKSPIALPPTNRQAIAPTAARTSSKSSLSASHFSPLLLLLLAAFLVACWIC